In Hyalangium gracile, the sequence GGGAGTGTGCTCGTTCGTCAATGACAAGGTGGACGCGGCGGCGCTCGAGGCGTTGTACGCCGGGGGCACGCGGCTGGTGGCGCTGCGCTCGGCCGGGTACAACCACGTCGATCTCGTGGCCGCCGGACGGCTGGGCATCAAGGTGGTCCGCGTGCCCGAGTACTCGCCCTATGCCGTGGCCGAGCATGCCGTGGCGCTGGTGCTGGCGCTCAACCGCCGCATCCATCAGGCGTACGCGCGGGTGCGGGACTGGAACTTCTCACTGGATGGGCTGGTGGGGTTCGACCTGCACGGGAAGACCGTGGGCGTGGTGGGCACGGGCCGCATCGGCCGGGCCGCGGCGCGCATCTTCCACGGGTTCGGGTGCCGGCTGGTGTGCTTCGACGCGGCGCCGGATGCCTCGCTGGAGCAGGAGCTGGGCGCGCGCTACGTGACGCTGGAGACGCTCTACCGCGAGGCGGACATCATCACCCTGCACGTGCCGCTGACGCCCGGCACGCACCACCTGGTGGATGCCGGGGCGCTGGAGAAGATGAAGCGGGGGGTGATGATCATCAACACCGGCCGCGGCGCGCTCATCGACAGCCGGGCGCTCATCGAAGCACTCAAGAAGGGCCACATCGGCGCGGCGGGGCTGGATGTGTATGAGGAGGAGGAGGGCGTCTTCTTCCAGGACCTGAGCGGGAAGGTGCTGCAGGACGATGTGCTGGCGCGGCTGCTCACCTTCCCGAACGTGCTCGTCACCTCCCACCAGGC encodes:
- a CDS encoding 2-hydroxyacid dehydrogenase, whose protein sequence is MRLAVFDTHRFDREALEGVNARYGHTLVFFEPRLTAQTAQLAQGFMGVCSFVNDKVDAAALEALYAGGTRLVALRSAGYNHVDLVAAGRLGIKVVRVPEYSPYAVAEHAVALVLALNRRIHQAYARVRDWNFSLDGLVGFDLHGKTVGVVGTGRIGRAAARIFHGFGCRLVCFDAAPDASLEQELGARYVTLETLYREADIITLHVPLTPGTHHLVDAGALEKMKRGVMIINTGRGALIDSRALIEALKKGHIGAAGLDVYEEEEGVFFQDLSGKVLQDDVLARLLTFPNVLVTSHQAFLTREALGNIAETTLASVSAFERGEPLVHEVKAEQVLRPAVR